One Thermoanaerobacter pseudethanolicus ATCC 33223 DNA window includes the following coding sequences:
- a CDS encoding extracellular solute-binding protein: protein MSKKMISVLVAAILVLTFVLPGCGSNSSTKQSTDNTSANDTQKVEPVTIEFWHTFSDTEDKILNEQIIPDFEQKYPNIKVKATRMPYDGLKQQVISAVAGNATPDVMRMDIIWVPEFAKLGALQPVDNLEGFDAIKEKAFKGPMETNYFNGHYYGIPQDTNTKIAIYNKTLLQQAGLTEPPKTFDELVAAAEKIKGKDRWGIAISGTGPWGIAPYFLSLGGKVTDDKYTKATGYLNSPESVAALQKLLDLYNKKLIGPCILGGQPDTWGGMKGNNYLMIDDGPWFYSIQGDAAKQSTVPALFPQGPGGSISVVGGEDLVLFKTTKHPKEAWIFMKYMFSETPQKLLAKQAGLIPTNMDVANSPEVSGEPIISLYVEQLKTAWPRTPSPNWGKIDETLGQAFEKVFRGKATPQQALDEAAKQIDEFLQNN, encoded by the coding sequence ATGAGTAAAAAGATGATAAGTGTTTTAGTAGCAGCTATTTTGGTTTTGACATTTGTACTGCCAGGGTGTGGTTCAAACAGTAGTACGAAGCAATCTACTGATAATACCTCTGCAAACGATACACAAAAAGTAGAACCTGTTACAATTGAATTTTGGCATACTTTCAGTGATACGGAAGATAAAATTTTAAATGAGCAAATTATCCCTGATTTTGAGCAGAAATATCCCAATATTAAAGTAAAAGCTACACGAATGCCTTACGATGGATTAAAACAACAAGTAATATCAGCAGTTGCAGGTAATGCAACTCCAGATGTAATGAGGATGGATATAATTTGGGTACCAGAATTTGCGAAATTGGGTGCACTACAACCGGTGGATAACCTTGAGGGTTTTGATGCTATAAAAGAAAAAGCATTTAAAGGACCTATGGAAACTAACTATTTCAATGGTCATTATTATGGAATTCCTCAAGATACAAATACTAAGATAGCAATATATAATAAAACGTTATTACAACAAGCAGGATTAACAGAACCGCCAAAGACTTTTGATGAACTTGTTGCAGCTGCGGAAAAAATAAAGGGAAAAGATAGATGGGGTATAGCAATCAGTGGAACAGGACCTTGGGGAATTGCTCCTTATTTCCTTTCATTAGGTGGTAAAGTTACTGACGACAAATATACAAAAGCTACAGGATATTTGAATAGCCCTGAAAGTGTAGCTGCGTTGCAGAAATTACTAGATTTATATAATAAAAAATTAATTGGACCTTGCATTTTAGGAGGACAGCCAGACACGTGGGGTGGTATGAAAGGTAATAATTATCTCATGATTGACGATGGCCCATGGTTTTACAGCATACAAGGAGATGCTGCAAAGCAATCTACAGTACCTGCTTTATTTCCGCAAGGACCTGGAGGAAGCATATCAGTTGTAGGCGGTGAAGACCTTGTTTTATTTAAAACTACTAAACATCCTAAAGAGGCATGGATATTTATGAAATATATGTTTTCTGAAACACCTCAGAAGTTGCTGGCAAAACAAGCAGGGCTTATACCAACAAATATGGATGTAGCTAATTCACCTGAGGTAAGTGGTGAGCCGATTATTAGCCTTTATGTTGAACAATTAAAAACTGCATGGCCAAGGACACCAAGTCCAAATTGGGGTAAGATAGACGAAACTTTAGGTCAAGCCTTTGAGAAAGTATTTAGAGGTAAAGCAACACCTCAACAGGCATTGGATGAAGCTGCAAAACAAATAGATGAATTTTTGCAAAATAATTAA
- a CDS encoding carbohydrate ABC transporter permease → MLSQPILENKSKNNKKNSHFKQKFKEWFEVLPFIGLGLVLLSVFVVYPQIKNIYMAFTNYNIMPGQPSEFVGFANFMRAFHSEKFWLAFRNTVLYGVVTVPGQMAIGLIVAVLINNVIKGKNLYKVMIYIPVITSWIVVSLIFKYLFTDGKEGLINYALLKLHLISNPISWLQNTWTANFVIWVLGIWKGIGWVMVIYLAALQGIPNELYEAAEVDGANPVQTFFKIIIPLIKPTTFFILINLIIGAFGVFIQVMMITNGAPLGTTDVLLNYMYNRAFSDFEFGYASAISVIIGIVIMAITLLLKRLLKYDEFNY, encoded by the coding sequence ATGTTATCACAGCCTATATTAGAAAATAAAAGTAAAAATAACAAAAAGAATAGCCATTTTAAGCAAAAATTTAAAGAATGGTTTGAGGTTTTGCCTTTTATAGGATTAGGGTTAGTTTTATTATCTGTATTTGTTGTTTATCCACAAATAAAAAATATTTATATGGCTTTTACAAATTACAATATAATGCCAGGGCAACCCAGTGAGTTTGTAGGGTTTGCAAATTTTATGAGAGCGTTTCACAGTGAAAAATTTTGGTTAGCTTTTAGAAATACGGTTTTATATGGAGTTGTTACAGTACCTGGTCAAATGGCGATAGGGCTTATTGTTGCAGTTTTAATTAACAATGTAATCAAAGGGAAAAATTTATATAAAGTTATGATATATATACCTGTAATTACTTCCTGGATAGTTGTTTCATTAATTTTTAAATATTTATTTACAGATGGTAAAGAAGGTCTAATTAATTATGCATTGTTGAAGCTACATTTAATTTCTAATCCTATTTCCTGGCTTCAGAATACATGGACAGCTAACTTTGTAATCTGGGTTCTTGGCATATGGAAGGGTATAGGATGGGTAATGGTTATATACTTGGCAGCACTTCAAGGTATACCAAATGAGCTGTACGAAGCTGCTGAAGTAGACGGGGCTAACCCTGTTCAAACGTTTTTTAAGATTATTATACCGTTAATAAAACCTACCACTTTTTTTATATTGATAAATCTAATTATAGGTGCATTTGGAGTATTTATACAAGTTATGATGATAACAAATGGTGCTCCACTTGGTACAACGGATGTGCTTTTGAATTATATGTATAATAGGGCGTTTTCAGATTTTGAATTCGGATATGCATCTGCAATTAGTGTAATAATTGGTATAGTAATTATGGCTATAACTTTGTTACTAAAAAGACTCTTGAAGTATGATGAGTTTAATTATTAA
- a CDS encoding carbohydrate ABC transporter permease has protein sequence MVKSKFGQFIIHILLLICSAAMVIPFMYMVATALTQDTYVMPYPPILIPKSLYLGNFIEAWNANNFERYFLNSLFLAITNTILSLFISTLSAYGFARFNFPGKNLIFNIYLFTMMVPGVLNIVAQYTVINGMHLVDTYTGLLLLYVGGGIAGNTFFLKGFFEQIPRELEESIIIDGGSRWTIYRHIILPLSKPALATFAIFAFSGTWDEFFTALTLIKTPIKRTLPIAIRMFQGQFATKWGLVFAASLIAVIPIILIFIIFQKYFIRGGIQEGALKG, from the coding sequence ATGGTTAAAAGCAAATTTGGTCAATTTATTATTCATATTTTGCTATTGATTTGTTCTGCTGCCATGGTTATTCCTTTTATGTACATGGTAGCTACAGCTTTGACACAAGATACGTATGTTATGCCATATCCTCCTATTTTGATACCAAAATCTTTATACTTAGGCAATTTTATAGAGGCGTGGAATGCTAACAATTTCGAAAGATACTTTTTAAATAGCTTATTTCTCGCAATAACGAATACAATATTGTCTCTCTTTATTTCTACCTTATCAGCATATGGGTTTGCAAGGTTCAATTTTCCTGGCAAAAATTTAATTTTTAATATCTATCTTTTTACAATGATGGTACCAGGAGTTTTAAACATTGTAGCACAATATACGGTTATTAATGGAATGCATCTTGTTGACACATATACAGGACTTTTACTCCTATATGTAGGAGGAGGAATTGCAGGAAATACATTTTTTTTGAAGGGCTTTTTTGAACAGATACCAAGAGAATTGGAAGAGTCAATTATTATTGATGGAGGTTCTAGGTGGACTATATACAGACACATAATACTGCCACTTTCAAAACCTGCATTAGCAACTTTTGCAATTTTTGCTTTTTCAGGTACATGGGATGAGTTTTTCACTGCATTGACACTAATAAAGACCCCAATAAAAAGAACATTGCCCATTGCGATAAGAATGTTTCAGGGACAGTTTGCAACAAAATGGGGACTTGTATTTGCAGCATCATTGATAGCTGTTATACCAATAATTTTAATATTTATCATATTCCAAAAGTATTTTATAAGGGGAGGTATCCAAGAAGGAGCTTTGAAAGGTTGA
- a CDS encoding glycoside hydrolase family 66 protein gives MSKKIIALILIISTAIFGALYMYRNIFSFKDDNNIVALTKGKLISDVYTDKARYYPSDKVTVKIELNNELQEDFRGTIYIFYKHLESIVGKAKIQVNIKSGQKKQLNIFWEAPKDDFKGYLVEVYAVKGNKAIDNKNTAVDVSSDWSKFPRYGYIANFPEQSKEKSALIIEDLNKYHLNGLLFYDWQYKHNKPLAGTVENPDPKWKDIANRDIYGQTVKDYIELAHSKNIMVANYNLMYGGYFDYVKDGAKPEWGLYKDPNHEEQDNHPLPHTWATDRLYLFNPANKDWQNYIFNAEKDAFRVYNFDVWHVDTLGPRGMVYDYNGNPVELSFTYADFLNNAKNALGKRIVCNTVNEYGLINVASGADVDFLYVEIWPPARAHYNFLKQTVDNGYNYSDGKKATVVAAYMNYGIADRSAEFNKHSVRLTDAAIFAAGGDHIELGDTGMLSKEYFPSANLKMSESLVKAMRNYYDFLTAYENLLRDGLKESDNKIEIPGIEISNNGSARTVWTYAKQKDGYDVIHMINLLGIEVSNWRDDLGNYSAPPIIKDFKVKYYLENDNIKNVYLASPDINDGKVMKLQFKKKEDSKGKYLEISVPELQYWDMIFIKK, from the coding sequence TTGAGTAAAAAGATTATTGCGTTAATATTAATAATATCAACTGCTATATTTGGAGCACTCTACATGTATAGAAATATTTTTAGTTTTAAAGATGACAATAATATAGTAGCTTTAACAAAAGGCAAACTAATAAGCGATGTATATACAGATAAAGCAAGATATTATCCAAGTGATAAAGTAACCGTAAAGATAGAATTGAATAATGAACTACAAGAAGATTTTCGTGGAACGATTTATATTTTTTATAAACATCTTGAGAGTATTGTGGGGAAAGCAAAAATACAAGTAAATATAAAAAGTGGTCAGAAAAAACAATTGAATATATTTTGGGAAGCTCCGAAAGATGATTTTAAAGGATATTTAGTGGAAGTCTATGCCGTAAAAGGAAATAAAGCAATAGATAACAAGAATACTGCTGTGGATGTTTCTTCTGATTGGTCAAAATTCCCAAGATACGGATATATAGCTAATTTTCCGGAACAGAGCAAAGAAAAGTCTGCCCTTATTATTGAAGACCTTAATAAATATCATTTAAACGGATTATTGTTTTATGACTGGCAATACAAACATAACAAGCCGTTAGCCGGGACAGTTGAAAACCCAGATCCAAAATGGAAAGACATAGCAAACAGGGATATCTATGGCCAGACAGTTAAGGACTACATTGAACTTGCTCACTCTAAAAACATAATGGTTGCAAATTATAATCTTATGTATGGAGGATATTTCGATTATGTAAAAGACGGGGCGAAACCAGAGTGGGGTCTTTATAAAGATCCCAATCATGAAGAACAAGATAACCATCCACTTCCACATACATGGGCGACAGATAGATTGTACCTTTTTAATCCTGCAAATAAAGACTGGCAAAACTACATTTTTAATGCTGAAAAAGATGCTTTTAGGGTTTATAACTTTGATGTATGGCATGTAGATACATTAGGGCCAAGAGGTATGGTTTATGACTACAACGGAAATCCAGTAGAACTATCTTTTACGTATGCAGATTTTCTAAACAATGCGAAAAATGCATTAGGGAAAAGAATAGTATGCAATACTGTAAATGAATATGGTCTTATTAATGTTGCGTCTGGTGCTGACGTAGACTTTTTATATGTGGAAATTTGGCCGCCGGCAAGAGCTCATTATAACTTTTTAAAACAAACTGTCGATAATGGATATAATTATTCTGATGGCAAGAAAGCTACTGTTGTAGCTGCGTATATGAATTATGGCATTGCAGATAGAAGTGCTGAATTTAATAAACATAGTGTAAGACTTACTGATGCTGCAATATTTGCTGCTGGTGGCGACCATATTGAGCTTGGTGATACGGGAATGCTTTCAAAAGAGTATTTTCCGTCAGCAAATTTAAAAATGTCGGAATCACTTGTAAAAGCTATGAGAAATTACTATGACTTTTTAACAGCATATGAAAATCTGTTAAGAGATGGGCTTAAAGAATCAGATAACAAAATAGAGATACCTGGAATTGAGATAAGTAACAATGGTTCAGCACGAACAGTATGGACATATGCGAAACAAAAAGATGGGTATGATGTTATACACATGATAAATTTACTTGGTATTGAGGTTTCGAACTGGAGAGATGATCTAGGGAATTATAGCGCGCCACCTATAATAAAAGATTTTAAGGTGAAGTATTACTTAGAGAATGATAATATTAAAAATGTTTATCTTGCTTCACCAGATATTAATGATGGTAAGGTTATGAAACTTCAATTTAAAAAGAAGGAAGATAGTAAAGGTAAATATCTGGAAATATCTGTTCCTGAACTGCAATACTGGGACATGATATTTATTAAAAAATAA
- a CDS encoding glycoside hydrolase family 15 protein: MENLVEKSIKIIKNNQSEYGSFVASPSFPTYHFSWLRDGSFIAYSMDLMGQYAEAEKFYRWVNEVIIRYSYKVDKIIEKIKNGNKLEPNDFLYARYTLEGYEEKDSGWGNFQLDGYGTWLWGLSEHIKITGKTELINDFFKSIDITIKYIDNLWYYPNFDVWEENSDKIHTSTLACLYGGLNSINKYLNDDKVKELANKIKTYILTNCVVENSFVKYVGSNSVDSSLIWLAIPFEVVDVNDEIFLNTIKRIEKELLHNGGMHRYRKDTYYGGGQWILLSAWMGLYYCKSGDYKKAEEVKKWIEEQADENGYLPEQVPYHLNNEVYYPYWVNKWGNIAKPLLWSHAMYLVLDYELKKAGVQLED; encoded by the coding sequence ATGGAGAATTTGGTAGAAAAGAGTATTAAAATTATTAAAAATAATCAATCAGAATATGGTTCATTTGTAGCATCACCTTCATTCCCAACATATCATTTCAGTTGGTTGAGAGATGGCAGTTTCATTGCGTATTCTATGGATTTAATGGGTCAGTATGCTGAAGCAGAGAAATTTTATCGTTGGGTAAATGAAGTGATAATAAGATATAGTTATAAAGTGGATAAAATTATAGAGAAAATAAAAAATGGCAATAAACTTGAACCGAATGACTTTCTTTATGCGCGATATACGCTGGAAGGTTATGAAGAGAAAGATAGTGGATGGGGTAATTTTCAACTTGATGGATATGGCACATGGCTTTGGGGATTATCAGAACATATAAAAATTACAGGTAAGACGGAACTCATAAATGATTTTTTCAAAAGCATAGATATTACAATTAAATACATTGATAATTTATGGTATTATCCTAATTTTGATGTATGGGAAGAAAATAGTGATAAAATACATACCTCTACGCTAGCATGCCTTTATGGGGGACTTAATTCTATAAACAAGTATTTAAATGATGATAAAGTTAAAGAATTAGCGAATAAAATAAAGACCTATATTTTGACAAACTGTGTTGTTGAAAATAGTTTTGTAAAATACGTAGGAAGCAATAGTGTTGACAGTAGTTTGATATGGCTGGCAATACCTTTTGAAGTAGTTGATGTAAATGATGAGATATTTCTAAATACAATTAAAAGAATAGAAAAAGAACTTTTACACAATGGGGGAATGCACCGCTATAGAAAAGATACTTATTATGGTGGCGGCCAATGGATATTGTTATCTGCATGGATGGGGCTTTACTATTGCAAATCAGGTGATTATAAAAAAGCGGAAGAAGTAAAAAAATGGATAGAAGAGCAAGCGGATGAAAATGGATATCTGCCAGAACAGGTACCTTATCATTTAAATAATGAAGTTTATTATCCCTATTGGGTTAATAAGTGGGGTAATATTGCAAAGCCATTATTGTGGTCACACGCTATGTATTTAGTACTTGACTATGAACTTAAAAAGGCAGGTGTACAACTTGAGGATTAA
- a CDS encoding glycoside hydrolase family 66 protein — translation MYPSKSQYRPGEKVEIIATFEVTDDLGNYTVSCTVLNFYDILYKTEKELKLHDEKVVFEFNIEKNEKEMMGFGVEVDLYRNNEKINSLSTSFDITESWKLAPRYGFLSDFFDRDKNDDKDLVQLNKYHINVVQFYDWMYRHHELLPPTNSFADPLGRNLSIDVVKQKIDYAHKFGMMAIAYGAVYGCEKEFYEEHKVWALYKNDGTVFDLINLIYIMDISKKCGWHDHIISEFLKAIKFGFDGIHMDQYGFPKEALSVTDQVKKIRKLRDEFTVLINDTREYIEKNGYKPALIFNAVNNWPIDTVASAKQDVVYIEVWPPNDTYQDLYNLITNAKKYAPDKQVILAAYMEPFSKRSNIPIEYAENATIMVMATIFASGGFHLLLGELNGILTEAYYPNYTTIDSERFIRELRDYYDFIVRYEEFLYDFNIVDNTMTYTGGINTEYVFKGTKFSPKAEKNSVWTLVKEKEGYKIIHLVNFTGVQSMKWNEGKEIRPKIINNIEATVLVAESVKGVYLASPDIDSGKPKKLDYEYVPHEHGKAIRFVIPELRVWDMVYIVCES, via the coding sequence GTGTATCCGTCAAAATCACAATATAGGCCTGGTGAAAAAGTTGAAATTATTGCAACATTTGAGGTAACGGATGATTTAGGTAACTATACTGTATCGTGTACTGTTTTAAATTTTTATGACATACTTTATAAAACAGAAAAAGAATTAAAATTGCATGACGAAAAAGTTGTTTTTGAGTTTAATATAGAAAAAAACGAAAAAGAAATGATGGGCTTTGGGGTTGAAGTGGATTTGTACAGGAATAATGAAAAGATTAACAGTTTATCAACATCGTTTGATATTACCGAGTCATGGAAATTAGCACCGAGATACGGTTTTCTATCGGATTTTTTTGATAGAGATAAAAACGATGATAAAGATTTAGTACAGTTGAACAAATATCATATAAATGTAGTACAGTTTTATGACTGGATGTATAGACATCATGAACTGTTACCCCCGACTAATAGTTTTGCTGATCCTCTTGGTAGGAATTTGTCAATTGATGTGGTAAAACAGAAAATTGATTATGCTCACAAATTTGGTATGATGGCTATTGCTTATGGTGCTGTTTATGGCTGTGAAAAGGAATTTTATGAGGAGCATAAAGTTTGGGCACTGTATAAAAATGATGGAACTGTTTTTGATCTTATAAATTTGATTTACATTATGGATATATCAAAGAAATGTGGATGGCATGATCACATAATATCTGAATTTTTAAAGGCCATTAAATTTGGATTTGATGGTATACACATGGACCAGTACGGTTTCCCCAAAGAGGCATTGAGTGTTACTGACCAGGTTAAAAAAATAAGAAAGCTAAGGGACGAATTTACTGTTTTAATAAATGATACAAGGGAGTATATTGAGAAAAACGGATATAAACCTGCCTTAATTTTTAATGCTGTAAATAACTGGCCTATTGATACAGTAGCAAGTGCAAAACAAGACGTTGTATATATAGAAGTATGGCCTCCAAATGATACGTATCAGGATTTATATAATTTAATTACAAATGCGAAAAAATATGCTCCTGATAAGCAGGTTATTCTTGCAGCATATATGGAGCCTTTTTCAAAGAGGTCAAATATACCGATAGAATATGCAGAAAATGCTACAATTATGGTGATGGCTACAATATTTGCAAGCGGTGGTTTTCACCTTTTGCTTGGTGAATTAAACGGCATATTAACAGAGGCCTATTACCCTAATTATACAACAATAGACAGTGAAAGATTTATTAGAGAGTTAAGAGACTATTATGATTTTATTGTAAGATATGAAGAATTCTTATATGATTTTAACATTGTTGATAATACCATGACATATACTGGAGGAATAAATACTGAGTATGTTTTTAAAGGTACAAAGTTTTCACCAAAAGCTGAAAAGAATAGTGTATGGACTCTGGTAAAGGAAAAAGAGGGATATAAAATAATACATCTTGTCAACTTTACTGGAGTACAAAGCATGAAATGGAATGAGGGCAAGGAGATAAGGCCCAAAATTATAAATAATATTGAAGCTACTGTACTTGTAGCAGAAAGTGTAAAAGGTGTATATTTAGCATCACCAGACATTGATTCTGGTAAACCGAAGAAACTGGATTATGAATATGTACCTCATGAACATGGGAAAGCTATTAGATTTGTTATACCAGAATTAAGAGTTTGGGATATGGTTTATATAGTTTGTGAGAGTTAA
- a CDS encoding IS256 family transposase encodes MSLLTKEQLRNFISENNIQSIPDLYTSLKNLFKDTIQEMLEAELSTELGYERYDKKDKDTQNSRNGYTQKTVKTQFGEMEIDIPRDRQGEFEPKIVPKYKRDISGIEEKVIALYARGMSTRDIHDQIKDLYGIELSAEMVSKITERIVPEIKEWQSRPLEKIYTFIFMDAIHYKVRTDGHIINRAAYVVLGVTIEGIKDVLGIWIGENESSRFWLGVLNELKNRGVEDVIVFSVDGLTGIKEAIQAAFPKSEIQRCIIHQLRNCFKYVSYKHLKEFSKDFKAVYQSANEEIARDEFEKLKNKWQNLYPYAIKSWENNWDVLSPFYKFPEEVRKIMYTTNIIEGFHRQLRKVTKSKTIFPSDEALEKMLYLVTMNVLKKWTVRYKNWDIVLNQLIIMYPGRLEKYL; translated from the coding sequence ATGTCACTATTGACAAAAGAACAATTAAGAAATTTCATTAGTGAAAACAATATTCAATCTATTCCAGACCTTTATACATCATTAAAAAACCTTTTTAAAGATACTATTCAAGAAATGCTTGAAGCAGAACTTTCAACAGAACTTGGCTACGAAAGATATGACAAAAAAGACAAAGATACTCAAAATTCAAGAAATGGCTATACTCAAAAGACGGTAAAAACTCAATTTGGTGAGATGGAAATTGATATTCCAAGAGACAGACAAGGAGAATTTGAACCTAAAATAGTTCCAAAATACAAAAGAGACATATCAGGAATTGAAGAAAAAGTAATAGCTCTATATGCAAGAGGAATGTCAACAAGAGATATTCATGACCAGATAAAAGACCTGTATGGAATAGAACTATCTGCAGAAATGGTAAGCAAAATAACCGAAAGAATAGTACCAGAAATAAAAGAATGGCAATCAAGGCCATTAGAAAAGATATACACTTTCATATTTATGGATGCCATCCATTACAAAGTAAGAACAGACGGTCATATTATCAATAGAGCAGCTTATGTAGTATTAGGGGTAACGATAGAAGGCATAAAAGATGTATTAGGGATTTGGATTGGAGAAAATGAGAGTTCAAGATTCTGGCTTGGAGTATTAAATGAGCTAAAGAACAGAGGAGTAGAAGATGTTATAGTATTTTCTGTAGATGGATTAACAGGGATAAAAGAAGCAATACAAGCAGCATTTCCAAAATCAGAGATACAAAGATGTATAATACATCAATTAAGGAACTGCTTCAAATATGTGTCATATAAACACCTTAAAGAATTCAGTAAAGATTTTAAAGCAGTATATCAATCAGCTAATGAAGAAATAGCAAGGGATGAATTTGAGAAATTAAAAAACAAATGGCAGAATCTATATCCTTATGCCATAAAGAGTTGGGAGAATAACTGGGATGTATTAAGTCCATTTTACAAATTCCCTGAAGAAGTAAGGAAAATAATGTATACAACAAACATAATTGAAGGATTCCACAGGCAGTTAAGGAAAGTTACAAAATCAAAAACAATATTTCCATCTGATGAAGCATTAGAAAAAATGCTATACTTAGTAACAATGAATGTATTAAAGAAATGGACAGTGAGGTATAAAAACTGGGATATAGTATTAAATCAATTAATCATAATGTATCCTGGAAGACTTGAAAAATACTTATAG
- a CDS encoding SHOCT domain-containing protein → MFGGYMMGGLGRWFGGYYPCGYGTWFGGGLTNILFLILIGVVIYLLVKQIRNVNFFKKHDTDPNNEALEIAKLRYVRGEITLDEYTEIVKMLKK, encoded by the coding sequence ATGTTTGGAGGATATATGATGGGTGGTTTAGGTCGTTGGTTTGGAGGATATTATCCTTGTGGTTATGGAACTTGGTTCGGTGGTGGACTTACCAATATATTGTTCTTAATTTTAATAGGTGTAGTAATTTACTTGCTAGTAAAACAGATTAGAAATGTTAACTTTTTTAAGAAACACGATACAGATCCTAATAATGAAGCATTAGAAATTGCCAAGTTAAGATACGTTCGCGGTGAAATCACTTTAGACGAATATACAGAAATAGTAAAAATGTTAAAAAAATAA
- a CDS encoding response regulator transcription factor — translation MGKKIFVVDDEIKILEVVKSYLEHEGFSVITETNGNNVLNTFKKEKPDLVILDLMLPGISGEELCKRIRQFSNVPILMLTAKVQESDKINGFSIGADDYLTKPFSPRELVMRVKAILRRTSDDVPLAEVMSFNNDDLVVDFKAHTVKKKGVVVNLTPNEFKILKFLIRNPNRVFTREELIEKVMGFDYEGYDRTIDAHIKNLRQKIEDDTKNPVYIKTVYGVGYKFGDGNV, via the coding sequence ATGGGTAAAAAGATATTTGTTGTTGATGACGAAATAAAAATACTGGAAGTTGTAAAGTCATATCTTGAACATGAGGGATTTAGCGTTATTACCGAAACCAATGGCAATAACGTTTTAAATACATTCAAAAAAGAAAAACCGGATCTTGTTATACTTGATCTTATGTTGCCAGGTATTTCAGGAGAGGAACTGTGCAAGAGGATACGGCAGTTTTCCAATGTTCCGATATTGATGCTTACAGCAAAAGTTCAAGAAAGTGATAAAATTAATGGATTTTCTATAGGTGCTGATGACTATCTTACAAAACCATTCAGCCCACGTGAATTGGTTATGAGAGTAAAGGCAATATTAAGGAGGACAAGTGATGATGTACCTCTTGCTGAAGTAATGTCTTTTAATAATGATGACCTTGTGGTCGATTTTAAAGCACACACGGTGAAGAAAAAAGGAGTAGTTGTAAATCTCACTCCAAACGAATTTAAAATTTTAAAGTTTTTAATTCGCAATCCTAACAGAGTCTTTACAAGAGAAGAATTAATTGAAAAAGTTATGGGATTTGACTATGAAGGCTATGACAGGACGATTGATGCACATATTAAAAATTTAAGACAAAAAATTGAAGACGATACGAAAAATCCAGTGTATATTAAAACGGTGTATGGTGTTGGATATAAATTTGGTGATGGAAATGTTTAG